A segment of the Deltaproteobacteria bacterium genome:
ATGTGGACGAGCCAGGCCGCGGCGGAGAAGATCACGATCGGCGCGCTGCGTTTCACGTCGCACTCGCCCACGTTCATCGCCAAGGAAAGGGGCTACTTCAAGGCCGAAGGGCTCGACGTGGAGCTCAAGTTCTTCCAGGCGGCCCAGCCCATCGCCGTGGCCATCGCCTCGGGGGACATCGACTTCGGCGTCACCGCCCTCACCGGCGGCTTCTACAGCCTCGCGGACAAGGGCGCGCTGAAGGTCATCGGCGGCCTCTACACCGAGGCCCCCAAGCACCCCGGCATGGCCATCATGGCCTCGAACAAGGCCCACGCTGCCGGCCTCACCTCGCCCGAGGCCCTCAAGGGCCGTAGCTGGGCCATGACGCAGCAAGGCTCGTCCTTCCATTACATGATCGGGATGATCGGCGCCAAGCACGGCTTCGCCCTCGCCGACGTTTCCGTCAAGCCGCTCCAGAAGGTCGGCGCCATGATCGGAGCGGTCAAGTCCGGTCAGGTGGACGCCATGGCCATGGTGCCGCACGTGGCGATTCCGCTGGAGAAGGCCGGCGCGGCCAAGATCATCGGCTGGATCCGTGACATCGGCAGCTACCAGGTGACCACGATCTTCACCTCCAGCGGCAACGTCAAGGATCATCGCGGCAAGGTCGAGCGCTTCCTGCGCGCCTACCGCAAGGGCATCGCCGACTACCGGGCCGTGATGCTGGACCAGAAGAAGGACCCGGCCGCCACCGAAGCCATGGTGGACCTCATCCACAAGTACGTCTACACGTCCCGGCCGCGCGCAAAGGCCGCGCCGCCCATCAAGGCGGGGGCCGTTTTCATGACGGAGGACGCGGCCCTCGACGTCCCGGATCTGAAGCGGCAATTGGCCTGGTTCCAGGCCCAGGGCTTCGCTCCGAAGACCTTGACCGCCGAGACCTATATCGACGCCAGCTTCCTGAACTAGAGCGGTGGAATCCCGATGCGGATGGGGACGGCCCGGCCCGTCTCCAGCCGCACCGGCCGCCACAAGCCGATGGACATCCACGTCGACCACATTAGCCACTGGTACGGGCAGACGGAGGTCCTGCAGGACATCGACCTGCACATCGGCTCGGGACAAATCGTCTGCATCATCGGACCGTCCGGCTGCGGCAAGTCGACGCTGCTGCGGTTCCTGGGCGGGCTCGAGCGCCCCACCCGGGGCTCGGTGCTGGAGATGAGCCCGCCGCCGCCCGACAGCCTCAATCCGCTGACCTATATCTTCCAGGATTTCGCCCTGCTCCCGTGGCGCTCCGCCGCCGGCAACATTTCCCTGGTGCTGGAAAGGCACGGCCTTTCGCGCGGTGAGGCCAACGCCATCATCGACGACGTGCTCGAGCGCACCAAGCTCACGGATTTCCGCGACGCCCTGCCGAAACAGCTCTCCGGCGGCATGAAGCAGCGGGTGGCCATCGCCCGCGCGCTGGCGGTGCGGCCAGCCTGTTTCCTGATGGACGAACCGCTGTCCTCGCTGGACGGTCAGACCCGGGAGCTGCTGCTCGACGACCTTCTGGACCTCTGGGAGCGGGAACGCTTCACCGCCTGCTACGTGACCCACAACATCGAGGAAGCCGTCCGGCTCGGCCAC
Coding sequences within it:
- a CDS encoding ABC transporter substrate-binding protein encodes the protein MLNRTDKKSWRWSAASLAGIALLGLAAMWTSQAAAEKITIGALRFTSHSPTFIAKERGYFKAEGLDVELKFFQAAQPIAVAIASGDIDFGVTALTGGFYSLADKGALKVIGGLYTEAPKHPGMAIMASNKAHAAGLTSPEALKGRSWAMTQQGSSFHYMIGMIGAKHGFALADVSVKPLQKVGAMIGAVKSGQVDAMAMVPHVAIPLEKAGAAKIIGWIRDIGSYQVTTIFTSSGNVKDHRGKVERFLRAYRKGIADYRAVMLDQKKDPAATEAMVDLIHKYVYTSRPRAKAAPPIKAGAVFMTEDAALDVPDLKRQLAWFQAQGFAPKTLTAETYIDASFLN
- a CDS encoding ABC transporter ATP-binding protein — its product is MDIHVDHISHWYGQTEVLQDIDLHIGSGQIVCIIGPSGCGKSTLLRFLGGLERPTRGSVLEMSPPPPDSLNPLTYIFQDFALLPWRSAAGNISLVLERHGLSRGEANAIIDDVLERTKLTDFRDALPKQLSGGMKQRVAIARALAVRPACFLMDEPLSSLDGQTRELLLDDLLDLWERERFTACYVTHNIEEAVRLGHKIVVLSRRPGRIREIVELDVPLEQRKGQSGMLWDRQRYLWELMREEALAADQEIVHV